The Quercus robur chromosome 3, dhQueRobu3.1, whole genome shotgun sequence DNA segment ATCTGGCAGAGGCTCAATAAACTTGATTAATTTTACGAGGAAGAACGACGATACTTATACAACACTTTCCTTTTACTTTATACAGATGAATACAGCAGCTATCAACACCAATCACATATTCCGATTCAAACCACTAGAACTTAAATGATGCCTTGTAAAGGCAAGaggaaaagaataaaagaaaattaaaaatcaccTAGGGCCGGAAAGCTCCATTGCTTCTATGACAAGCGAAGATTCTTCTATAAAATCTGAGTATCTTTGAGGAGGGTTTTCACTAGATCGAAATCTGGGTGTCTCAACCTTCTGTGAGGCCTCCCATTTCTCAGCTAAACCATCTCCTTCCAACATTTTTAATACCTCTGACATTTTTGGTCGGTGGGAAGGATTAAACTGAGTACACAAGAGGGCAACCTGAACCATTTCTTCCAATTCAACCCTGTCAAAGTTGCCCTTTAGATCCTTATCCACCATTTGACTTAGCTTTCCTTCCTGATGGAGCTTTTTAACCTGCAAAAAAGTAAGGCTCAGATATGAAGTATCCACAGAAGAAAGAGTATATTATCTGAGCATTAAAAAGGATTCCCCAACTCTTCTACAGTCATGAGGTGAATTCTTGGCATATATACAGTTTAGCATACGGCAAATTACTTTTAAGAGCATTATACAATGCAAATCTCCTAAACAGGATCAATGTCACAAGGAGCACAAACTTTGACACTAGGAGGAGAAATACAGAGAGAATGCAAGACAAGTTGTACATACAATTAGATTGAATTAAAAAACAAGTATGACTTTCATTTGCATAAACAAGACACTTCAGACATTTCAAATTGTCAGTTATGTTTAACTTTGTGGCATAATTTGCATTACCAAAACaccctgagagagagagagagagagagagagagagagagagagagagtgtacCCAATCAAGCATTACACCTTTCTGATTTGCTACTCGTCCAAAATCTAAAGCTTTATGACCTGTGATTAGCTCCAGGAGCAAAATTCCAAAGCCAAACACATCAGTCTTTTCTGATGATTGACCGGTTGACAAGTATTCTGGAGCAATGTGGCCAACAGTGCCACGCACAGCTGTGGTGACGTGGGATTCTCTGTGATCCAAAAGCTTTGCCAACCCAAAATCTCCAACAACTGCCTCATAGTCTTCATCCAACAATATATTGGCTGCTTTGACATCACGGTGGATAATTTTGGGGTCACATTGCTCATGCAAATATAATAGTCCCCTTGCTGTACCTAAAGCTATTCCCTTCCGTCTTGTCCAGTCTAATGCTGGCCTGCCATTAATATGATCTgaaaggaaacccaaaataatgtcattgattttgggttgatgCAAATTCTAGCGACTTTCTTAGCAACATAAGGCTGAAAATCTCAAAGTTCAATTGCCAAATTAGCTACAAGCCTACAACCAATCAACTTAACTATAAAaataacaaggaaaaaaaatgagattgatTAGCACTAATGTCTTCGGGAAAGCGACACAAAAAAAATGACACTTCTGATCGAAACTTaaataatatctttaaaaaaattaaagctttTACATTGGACATTTTTCGAAGGTTATATATGACACATGGATAATCTGAGCACTAAATACGAATGTTAAATTCAATGATAGAAGTGCACAATTTGAAATTTACTATTTGGATGATTACATTATTTGCATCTGAGTGTGCCAGTGTAGTGAAGGTTTGGACCAGTTGTACCAGTAAAGTGCCTGGTGTTGGAAGCTAGATAGATTGAAAAGATAATGGCAGGAAAAGCAGCACCATCATGGTGAGAAGGTAGGGGCGGTAGGGAGTTGAATAATGTGTGGCACAGAACCATTGGCTGAGGTAATGTCTCCCCACCAGGCTAGTGCAACAGGAAGTGGCATTGCTGGAGTTGCCAGTTGAACCATGATCGACAAGGTAAGAAGCAGTATTGGATAGGTAAGAGTGCAGTTGGTGCTACTGTAAATAGCAGTGATGTACAGAAGGCAATGGTGGTGGCAGCAGGTTTGGTTTCTTACATCAGATGTAGTCAATGATTTAATAAGTCTTTAGTAAATAAGCAATACAAGCAGTGACTACACACATATAACCAACTAGTACTTTATTAGCTGACCTCTTAGCCGAGAGGCTACACTTCCATTGGGCATATAGGGGTAAACAAGGAGACGTTCATTCTCAGTAGAGCAGAACCCACATAGTCTAAGAAGATTCCGATGGACAGCCAAACTTATCATCTCAACTTCAGTCTGAAATTGAATTTCACCAGCAGCCGCATTAAAGTCCTTCAGCCTTTTAACTGCCACTACAGTTCCATCATTCAAGTCCCCCCTGTATACAATCCCAAAACCACCTCTCCCCAGAATATTCTTAGAGTTGAAGTGGTCAGTTGCAGCGCGAAGCTCCTTTAATGTATACCTTCTCAAATGGCCCAGGCATACTTCCGGGTCATATTGATCTGCCACATGACACATTATAACCGAGAAAACAGGGATAATCAtagaaagggaaaaagaaaagaaataattacATGCAGTAAATCAGATTCATAAAAACGAGTtcctaaaaacaacaaaaatctacAATAAATAACACTGCTAGGTGTGTTGAGTCACACACCAAATACAGGAACAGTAACTATGTCACAGCTTCAACTATTACTTTTTCTAAAAGGGTGCAAATGGTCTTGAAATTTGTGTTTTGACAATTAAATTCAGTTTCTCTATCTTTTCCTTACAGTGCACTTGAATTATGTCATTCCTTGATTTAGCAAGGGCATATTTTTTCCTTACCACCCAAGCAACGATTCCAATTTCCATTTTTCTGTCTTCAGAATAGAAATTTAATGACTCAGTCCAAAATCCCAAAGTTTTAGAACACCAAAGTTTTAGAACAAGAGCTGTTCCAATAGCTTGAAATACTTCCAGCAGTACAAAAACtaattataaagaaaagtaaCATTCAACCCCAGAAATGTTTCAGGAaactgaaaatagaaaactatCAGAAAGCCATGAGAACAAAAAAGCACCTATGAATGACTTTCCACATAAAAAGACTTCTGAGATTTAAATATACTCCATACCATCTGACACTTGCAGTTGATGTACATCATTTCCATCATGATATGCATCATAACTTCTAACATAGATATAACCATGAGCGAGCTATAAGATTATGTGTTACTGACACTGAAATACTATGTATAGAAAGATACTAACCATTGACATCAAAGAAAATCTGCTGGTTGTGTCTGTATCGCCACCAAACAACAAACCCAACAATAAGAATGATGACAAAAACAGCACTAAAACTTGCACCAAAAGCAATAATCACATGATGACTTTTTCCTCCAAAGTCAGATTGACCTAAGAAACCATAAAACCCATTTTGAAACATGTCATGAAAGAGTAATGGAGAAGCaagtagagaaagaaaaagataagtatATAACATAGTCATAAACACCTTTTAGAGAACCTGGAGGGAAAGACAGTGGCTCTGGATTGCCAGCTGAACAATTGTTGTCAGCCTTAGCCCCACAAATCAAAGGGTTACCAATAATTCTGAAGAGGAAAATTGGCAAGGAGTGTTAACAATTACCAAATACCAACTTATTGAGGGATATTTAAGTGTTACAAGAAAGATTGAATGAATGGCT contains these protein-coding regions:
- the LOC126718456 gene encoding protein NSP-INTERACTING KINASE 3 isoform X2, with translation MERSSFMFWKVGLLVLALMEASSATLSPTGINYEVVALMAIKNDLIDPRNVLENWDSNSVDPCSWRMVTCTPEGSVSALGLPSQSLSGIISPAIGNLSNLQSVLLQNNAISGPIPSAIGRLVKLQTLDLSNNTFSGEIPSSLGDLTNLNYLRLNNNSLTGPCPESLSKIEGLTLMDLSFNNLSGSLPKISARTFKIIGNPLICGAKADNNCSAGNPEPLSFPPGQSDFGGKSHHVIIAFGASFSAVFVIILIVGFVVWWRYRHNQQIFFDVNDQYDPEVCLGHLRRYTLKELRAATDHFNSKNILGRGGFGIVYRGDLNDGTVVAVKRLKDFNAAAGEIQFQTEVEMISLAVHRNLLRLCGFCSTENERLLVYPYMPNGSVASRLRDHINGRPALDWTRRKGIALGTARGLLYLHEQCDPKIIHRDVKAANILLDEDYEAVVGDFGLAKLLDHRESHVTTAVRGTVGHIAPEYLSTGQSSEKTDVFGFGILLLELITGHKALDFGRVANQKGVMLDWVKKLHQEGKLSQMVDKDLKGNFDRVELEEMVQVALLCTQFNPSHRPKMSEVLKMLEGDGLAEKWEASQKVETPRFRSSENPPQRYSDFIEESSLVIEAMELSGPR
- the LOC126718456 gene encoding protein NSP-INTERACTING KINASE 3 isoform X1, with product MERSSFMFWKVGLLVLALMEASSATLSPTGINYEVVALMAIKNDLIDPRNVLENWDSNSVDPCSWRMVTCTPEGSVSALGLPSQSLSGIISPAIGNLSNLQSVLLQNNAISGPIPSAIGRLVKLQTLDLSNNTFSGEIPSSLGDLTNLNYLRLNNNSLTGPCPESLSKIEGLTLMDLSFNNLSGSLPKISARTFKIIGNPLICGAKADNNCSAGNPEPLSFPPGSLKGQSDFGGKSHHVIIAFGASFSAVFVIILIVGFVVWWRYRHNQQIFFDVNDQYDPEVCLGHLRRYTLKELRAATDHFNSKNILGRGGFGIVYRGDLNDGTVVAVKRLKDFNAAAGEIQFQTEVEMISLAVHRNLLRLCGFCSTENERLLVYPYMPNGSVASRLRDHINGRPALDWTRRKGIALGTARGLLYLHEQCDPKIIHRDVKAANILLDEDYEAVVGDFGLAKLLDHRESHVTTAVRGTVGHIAPEYLSTGQSSEKTDVFGFGILLLELITGHKALDFGRVANQKGVMLDWVKKLHQEGKLSQMVDKDLKGNFDRVELEEMVQVALLCTQFNPSHRPKMSEVLKMLEGDGLAEKWEASQKVETPRFRSSENPPQRYSDFIEESSLVIEAMELSGPR